One genomic region from Bufo bufo chromosome 3, aBufBuf1.1, whole genome shotgun sequence encodes:
- the LOC120994053 gene encoding odorant receptor 131-2-like: MIFSYKVDDVTRTVFLITSLLCFFFFFYFIVIMLKVFFTTPHMQEDPRYILFVYMLINDTFYIIITNFIVVSYMHAVYFPMIICLIIHTLNGTSFLVTPYNLALMSLERYIAICFPLRHAQLCTPRRAKYAIAVIWVIGLSLCSINFIITMYFTNRTSYFLYVLCDGSVLMVSPIKNVIRSFTNIFSFSVVVLIIVFTYINVMLVARRVGSDGSSALKAGKTVMLHAFQLMLCMASFINTVTEIYINSYTNFIIVLNYVLFTCVPRFLSPLIYGVRDEVFQKHIRKNCTISCVCCSQ, from the coding sequence ATGATCTTCTCTTATAAAGTTGATGATGTCACCAGAACTGTTTTTCTGATTACGTCCCTTTTgtgtttcttcttcttcttctactTCATCGTCATTATGCTAAAGGTCttcttcaccactcctcacatgcaGGAGGACCCTCGATACATCCTGTTTGTTTACATGCTCATCAATGACACGTTTTATATCATCATCACAAATTTTATTGTAGTGTCTTACATGCATGCTGTATACTTCCCCATGATCATCTGTTTGATCATTCACACTTTGAATGGCACTTCCTTTCTAGTGACCCCATACAACCTGGCCCTCATGTCTCTAGAACGTTACATAGCCATATGTTTCCCATTGAGACATGCACAGTTGTGTACACCAAGGAGAGCAAAATATGCAATTGCTGTGATCTGGGTCATAGGGTTGTCTCTATGTAGTATAAACTTCATTATCACAATGTACTTTACAAATAGAACCTCATATTTTCTTTATGTGTTGTGCGATGGTTCAGTGTTGATGGTAAGCCCCATAAAAAATGTGATCAGGAGCTTTACCAATATCTTCAGCTTCTCCGTGGTGGTCTTGATCATTGTATTTACCTACATTAAtgtcatgctggttgccaggaggGTCGGTTCTGATGGTTCTTCAGCCCTTAAAGCTGGTAAAACTGTGATGCTTCATGCCTTCCAGCTAATGTTATGTATGGCCTCCTTCATCAACACCGTAACCGAGATCTATATAAATAGCTACACAAATTTCATAATTGTTTTGAACTATGTTTTGTTCACATGTGTGCCCAGATTCCTCAGTCCGCTGATCTATGGTGTAAGAGATGAAGTTTTTCAAAAGCATATAAGAAAAAATTGCACAATATCTTGTGTCTGTTGTTCACAATGA